A window of Polaromonas hydrogenivorans contains these coding sequences:
- the folP gene encoding dihydropteroate synthase: MIWQTSRFQLDLSKPRVMGIVNATPDSFSDGGTYYSPDNNFSGVFAYCEKLVKEGADLLDIGGESTRPGASPVPLQQELARVLPVVRHAVTLGVPVSVDTYKPEVMRAVLDLGADIINDIWALRQPGAAQAVAEHPNCGVCLMHMHREPQTMQVMPMEGDVVAQVLVFLQDAARSLQAAGVEKSRIVLDAGVGFGKTVQQNFALLARQRELLAAGYPLLAAWSRKSSLAAVCGGPAGESPDVAERMVPSVAAALLAVERGARIVRVHDVRETVQALKVWTAAN; this comes from the coding sequence GTGATCTGGCAAACCTCGCGCTTTCAGTTAGACCTGTCGAAGCCTCGCGTCATGGGCATCGTCAATGCCACGCCCGATTCTTTTTCAGACGGCGGCACTTATTATTCGCCGGATAACAACTTTTCAGGCGTATTTGCCTACTGCGAAAAGCTGGTCAAGGAGGGGGCGGATCTATTGGACATCGGTGGCGAATCCACCCGCCCCGGGGCATCGCCCGTGCCGCTGCAGCAGGAACTGGCGCGTGTGCTGCCCGTGGTCCGGCATGCGGTCACGCTCGGTGTTCCGGTCTCGGTGGACACCTACAAGCCCGAGGTCATGCGTGCCGTGCTCGACCTGGGCGCTGACATCATCAACGACATCTGGGCGCTGCGCCAGCCCGGTGCGGCGCAGGCCGTGGCTGAACACCCGAACTGCGGCGTCTGCCTGATGCACATGCATCGCGAGCCCCAAACCATGCAAGTCATGCCCATGGAGGGCGATGTGGTTGCACAGGTACTTGTTTTTTTGCAGGATGCCGCGCGCAGCCTGCAAGCTGCCGGGGTTGAAAAGTCACGCATCGTGCTGGACGCCGGTGTGGGCTTTGGAAAAACCGTGCAGCAGAATTTTGCGTTGCTGGCGCGCCAGCGCGAGTTGCTGGCAGCGGGCTATCCGCTGCTGGCCGCCTGGTCGCGCAAGTCGTCACTGGCGGCCGTTTGTGGCGGCCCGGCGGGTGAGTCGCCGGACGTGGCTGAGCGCATGGTGCCCAGCGTAGCCGCCGCCTTGCTGGCGGTCGAGCGTGGCGCGCGCATCGTGCGTGTTCATGATGTGCGGGAAACCGTGCAGGCGCTCAAAGTCTGGACCGCTGCGAACTGA
- the glmM gene encoding phosphoglucosamine mutase, producing the protein MNRKYFGTDGIRGTVGEAPITPDFVLRLAHAVGRVLRRTEARPTVLIGKDTRISGYMLESALESGFNSAGVDVVLLGPLPTPGVAYLTRAQRASLGVVISASHNPFADNGIKFFSAQGNKLNDEWEFEVEATLKEEPVWADSASLGKTRRLDDAAGRYIEFCKSTFAHDLTLKGLKIVVDGAHGAAYQIAPMVFHELGAEVIAIGCAPDGLNINDGVGATHPQALVNAVLANKADYGIALDGDADRLQMVDAQGRLFNGDEVLYLMVNERLSRGEKVPGTVGTLMTNMAVEVALKAKGVEFVRAKVGDRYILEELERRGWLLGGEGSGHMLALDKHTTGDGLISALQVLQACARSNQTLAQLLSDVVLFPQTLINVRLKPGQDWTSSAELAAQTKAAEIELGDNGRILIRASGTEPLLRVMVEARDAEQARACAERVADAVRF; encoded by the coding sequence ATGAACAGAAAATACTTTGGCACTGATGGCATTCGCGGCACCGTTGGGGAGGCTCCGATCACCCCCGATTTCGTCCTCCGGCTGGCGCATGCCGTGGGCCGCGTCCTGCGCAGGACCGAAGCGCGCCCGACGGTGCTGATTGGCAAGGACACTCGCATTTCCGGCTACATGCTGGAGAGCGCGCTGGAGTCCGGGTTCAATTCAGCCGGGGTGGATGTGGTGCTGCTCGGGCCGCTGCCCACGCCCGGCGTCGCCTACCTCACGCGGGCGCAGCGTGCCAGCCTGGGCGTGGTGATCAGCGCCAGCCACAACCCGTTTGCCGACAACGGCATCAAGTTTTTCAGTGCGCAGGGCAACAAGCTCAATGACGAATGGGAGTTCGAGGTGGAGGCAACGCTGAAGGAAGAGCCGGTCTGGGCCGATTCAGCCTCACTTGGAAAGACCCGTCGCCTGGACGATGCGGCGGGGCGCTACATCGAATTTTGCAAGAGCACCTTTGCCCATGACCTGACGCTCAAGGGCCTGAAAATCGTCGTCGATGGCGCGCATGGCGCGGCCTACCAGATCGCGCCGATGGTGTTTCATGAACTGGGCGCCGAGGTGATCGCCATCGGCTGCGCGCCGGATGGACTGAATATCAACGATGGCGTCGGTGCCACGCACCCTCAGGCACTGGTCAACGCAGTGCTTGCCAACAAGGCCGACTACGGCATTGCCCTGGATGGCGATGCGGACCGGCTGCAGATGGTGGATGCGCAAGGCCGGCTGTTCAATGGCGACGAAGTGCTCTACCTGATGGTCAACGAGCGCCTTTCCCGGGGTGAAAAAGTTCCCGGAACCGTCGGCACCCTGATGACCAACATGGCGGTGGAAGTGGCCCTGAAAGCCAAGGGCGTGGAGTTTGTGCGCGCCAAGGTGGGTGACCGCTACATTCTTGAAGAACTCGAAAGGCGCGGCTGGCTGCTGGGCGGCGAGGGTTCTGGCCACATGCTGGCGCTGGACAAGCACACGACCGGCGATGGCCTGATCAGCGCCTTGCAGGTGCTGCAGGCTTGCGCGCGCAGCAATCAAACGCTGGCGCAACTGCTGTCGGATGTGGTGCTGTTTCCGCAAACCCTGATCAATGTCCGGCTCAAGCCCGGCCAGGACTGGACGAGCAGCGCGGAGCTGGCGGCGCAGACCAAAGCGGCGGAAATCGAGTTGGGCGATAACGGCCGCATTTTGATTCGCGCCAGCGGCACCGAGCCGCTGCTGCGCGTGATGGTCGAGGCGCGCGATGCCGAACAGGCCAGGGCCTGCGCCGAGCGGGTGGCCGACGCGGTACGCTTCTGA
- a CDS encoding sugar ABC transporter substrate-binding protein encodes MKKSTAALALTTLAFAASSVFAADNVVIGLITKTDTNPFFVKMKEGAELEAHKQRVKVISAAGKTDGDNAGQITAMENMIAAGAKTILITPSDAKAIIPAIRKAQQNGVMVIALDSPTDPVSAVDGLFATDNYKAGVLIGQYAKAALNGKTPVIATLDLFPGHPVGAQRHNGFLQGFGLQSQGAKSNDLAKPAEVVCMADSFGDAAKGQTGMENCLQKNPAINLVYTINEPAAAGAYKALKAAGKEKDVVVVSVDGGCDGIRDVGAGIIAATAQQYPLKMAALGVIAGVKYANSGQKASGYTDTGVTLVSAKPLPGVYSMDVKTGMALCWGKR; translated from the coding sequence ATGAAAAAATCCACCGCCGCCCTGGCCCTGACCACTCTGGCTTTTGCCGCTTCCAGCGTCTTTGCCGCCGATAACGTCGTGATCGGCCTGATCACCAAAACGGACACCAACCCCTTCTTCGTCAAGATGAAGGAAGGTGCTGAATTGGAAGCCCATAAACAGCGCGTCAAGGTGATCAGCGCTGCTGGCAAGACCGACGGGGACAACGCCGGACAGATCACGGCCATGGAAAACATGATTGCGGCTGGCGCCAAAACGATCCTGATCACGCCCAGCGATGCCAAGGCCATCATTCCGGCCATCAGGAAAGCCCAGCAAAACGGCGTCATGGTGATTGCCCTGGACAGCCCGACCGACCCGGTCAGCGCCGTGGACGGCCTGTTTGCCACCGACAACTACAAGGCCGGCGTGCTGATCGGCCAATACGCCAAGGCTGCACTGAATGGCAAGACGCCAGTCATTGCAACTCTGGATTTATTCCCCGGCCACCCGGTGGGCGCCCAGCGCCACAACGGCTTCCTTCAGGGCTTTGGCCTGCAGTCGCAGGGCGCCAAGAGCAACGACCTGGCCAAGCCCGCCGAGGTGGTCTGCATGGCCGACAGCTTTGGCGATGCGGCCAAGGGCCAGACCGGCATGGAAAACTGCCTGCAGAAAAATCCGGCCATCAACCTGGTCTACACCATCAATGAGCCCGCGGCGGCCGGTGCCTACAAGGCGCTGAAGGCCGCCGGCAAGGAAAAGGATGTGGTGGTCGTCTCGGTGGACGGCGGCTGCGACGGCATCCGCGACGTGGGCGCCGGCATCATCGCCGCCACCGCGCAGCAATATCCGCTCAAGATGGCGGCCTTGGGAGTGATTGCCGGCGTGAAATATGCCAATTCCGGCCAAAAGGCCAGCGGCTACACCGATACCGGCGTGACGCTGGTTTCGGCCAAGCCGCTGCCCGGCGTGTACAGCATGGATGTCAAAACCGGCATGGCACTGTGCTGGGGGAAAAGATAA
- a CDS encoding dihydrodipicolinate synthase family protein, whose protein sequence is MQARYKGVFPVVPTTFTESGELDLPSQLRCVDFMIDAGSTGLCILANFSEQFLLSDDEREVLTSAILKHVAGRVPVIVTTTHFGTWVCAERSRRAQDRGAAMVMVMPPYHGATLRASEEKIFEFYAALSDAIDIPIMIQDAPMSGTPLSVAFLARMAQEIKQVSYFKIETAGAASKLRELIRLGGDAIEGPWDGEEAITLLPDLDAGATGAMTGGAYPDGIRRIMDAYTAGNREEAVAEYTRWLPLINYENRQGGILTAKALMKAGGIIACEAPRHPFPAMHPEVREGLLETARRLDPLVLRWGK, encoded by the coding sequence ATGCAAGCACGCTACAAGGGCGTATTTCCGGTGGTGCCCACCACCTTCACCGAATCAGGTGAACTCGACCTGCCCAGCCAGTTGCGCTGCGTGGACTTCATGATCGACGCGGGCTCGACCGGCCTGTGCATCCTGGCCAATTTTTCGGAGCAGTTCCTGCTGTCGGACGACGAGCGCGAGGTGCTGACCTCCGCCATCCTCAAGCATGTAGCCGGCCGTGTGCCGGTGATTGTCACCACCACGCATTTCGGCACCTGGGTCTGCGCCGAGCGCAGCCGCCGCGCGCAGGACAGGGGCGCGGCCATGGTGATGGTCATGCCGCCCTACCACGGCGCCACCCTGCGGGCCAGCGAGGAGAAGATTTTCGAGTTCTACGCCGCGCTTTCCGACGCCATCGACATCCCCATCATGATCCAGGATGCGCCCATGAGCGGCACGCCGCTGTCGGTGGCCTTCCTGGCCCGCATGGCCCAAGAGATCAAACAGGTGTCGTACTTCAAGATCGAAACCGCCGGCGCCGCCTCCAAGCTGCGCGAACTGATCCGCCTGGGCGGTGATGCGATTGAAGGCCCATGGGACGGCGAGGAAGCCATCACCCTGCTGCCCGACCTGGACGCAGGCGCCACCGGCGCCATGACGGGCGGCGCCTATCCGGACGGCATTCGCCGGATCATGGATGCCTACACCGCAGGCAACCGCGAGGAAGCCGTCGCCGAATACACGCGCTGGCTGCCGCTGATCAATTACGAAAACCGCCAGGGCGGCATTTTGACGGCCAAGGCGCTCATGAAAGCCGGCGGCATCATCGCCTGCGAAGCGCCGCGCCACCCGTTTCCGGCCATGCACCCCGAGGTGCGCGAAGGCTTGCTGGAAACTGCCCGGCGGCTGGACCCGCTGGTGCTGCGCTGGGGAAAATGA
- a CDS encoding L-rhamnonate dehydratase has product MKIKSVRARVFEWKGKTVPPQGNFCSNAMDLVYSNTESMSTFRFHSWTVVEIETDDGIIGLGNVALAPAIAKAIIDQYLTPLVLGQDPWDYEYLWQRMYRATHAWGRKGVTMAAISAIDLAIWDILGKSVNKPVFKLLGGRTKEKIPVYYSKLYRTNLDEMQAEAQKYKDEGFTAFKMRFGYGPAHLQKGVAENLKSVEAIREVIGYDNDLMLECYMGWNLEYAKRMLPKLEKFEPRWLEEPVIADDIDGYAELNQLSSIPISGGEHEFSLYGFKQLLDKKAVSVVQYDTNRVGGITAAHKINALCEAYSVPVIPHAGQMHNYHLTMSTLASPMSEYFPMFDVEVGNELFYYIFDGEPVAENGFVQLDDNKPGLGLTMKTEFLDQFNIIE; this is encoded by the coding sequence ATGAAAATCAAATCAGTTCGCGCGCGCGTATTCGAGTGGAAGGGCAAGACCGTTCCACCGCAGGGCAATTTCTGCTCCAACGCCATGGACCTGGTGTATTCCAACACCGAGTCGATGAGCACCTTCCGTTTCCATTCGTGGACCGTGGTGGAGATCGAAACCGACGACGGCATCATCGGCCTGGGCAATGTCGCCCTGGCCCCGGCGATAGCCAAGGCGATCATCGATCAGTACCTGACGCCGCTGGTGCTGGGCCAGGACCCGTGGGACTATGAATACCTGTGGCAGCGCATGTACCGCGCCACCCACGCCTGGGGCCGCAAGGGCGTGACCATGGCGGCGATCTCGGCGATTGACCTGGCGATCTGGGACATCCTCGGCAAGTCGGTGAACAAGCCGGTGTTCAAGCTGCTGGGCGGGCGCACCAAGGAAAAAATCCCGGTCTATTACTCCAAGCTCTACCGCACCAACCTCGACGAGATGCAGGCCGAGGCGCAGAAGTACAAGGACGAAGGCTTCACCGCCTTCAAGATGCGCTTTGGCTATGGCCCGGCGCACCTGCAAAAAGGCGTGGCCGAAAACCTGAAGTCGGTCGAGGCGATCCGCGAGGTCATCGGCTACGACAACGACCTGATGCTCGAGTGCTACATGGGCTGGAACCTGGAATACGCCAAGCGCATGCTGCCGAAACTGGAAAAGTTCGAGCCGCGCTGGCTGGAAGAACCGGTGATTGCCGACGACATCGACGGCTACGCCGAACTGAACCAGCTCAGCAGCATCCCGATTTCGGGCGGCGAGCATGAATTCAGCCTCTACGGCTTCAAGCAGCTGCTCGACAAAAAAGCCGTGTCGGTGGTGCAGTACGACACCAACCGCGTCGGCGGCATCACGGCGGCGCACAAGATCAACGCGCTGTGCGAAGCCTACAGCGTGCCGGTGATTCCGCACGCCGGCCAGATGCACAACTACCACCTGACCATGAGCACGCTGGCCTCGCCCATGAGCGAATATTTCCCGATGTTCGACGTGGAAGTGGGCAACGAGCTGTTCTATTACATCTTCGACGGCGAACCGGTCGCCGAGAACGGTTTCGTGCAGCTCGACGACAACAAGCCCGGCCTGGGCTTGACGATGAAGACCGAGTTTCTCGACCAGTTCAACATCATCGAGTGA
- a CDS encoding 4-hydroxythreonine-4-phosphate dehydrogenase PdxA, translating to MPIQSTPVIALTLGDAAGIGPELIARLLGQPGITEGVNIVLIGDPWLWQDGQAIAGQTVATQAVATLAEVSSRADQRLPAFLAVDTIRPEQVQRSQAQAACGASVLQVLNLCMDGAKRGEVDAICFAPLNKFAMKQGGLQHEDELHHFAQYLGVTGYFCEFNTLGDLWTSRVSSHIPLKDAAAMLSKERIVDAARLIYRSLQASGTAEPRVAVAAFNPHGGDGGSCGREEIDIIEPAVRELRASGFPVDGPFPADTIFLKARDGQYQAIVTMYHDQGQIAIKLMGFSKGVTVQGGLPVPITTPAHGTAYDIAGQGVADVNATLNAFRIACRMGAARLHS from the coding sequence ATGCCCATCCAAAGCACACCCGTCATTGCCCTGACGCTGGGCGACGCGGCAGGCATCGGCCCCGAGCTGATCGCCCGCCTGCTGGGCCAGCCCGGCATCACCGAAGGCGTCAACATCGTGCTCATCGGCGACCCCTGGCTCTGGCAGGACGGCCAGGCCATCGCCGGGCAAACAGTCGCCACGCAGGCCGTCGCGACACTGGCCGAGGTAAGCAGCCGCGCCGACCAGCGCCTGCCGGCCTTCCTGGCCGTGGACACGATTCGGCCGGAGCAGGTGCAGCGCAGCCAGGCGCAAGCGGCCTGCGGCGCCTCGGTGCTGCAGGTGCTCAACCTGTGCATGGACGGCGCGAAACGCGGCGAAGTCGATGCCATCTGCTTTGCGCCGCTGAACAAGTTCGCCATGAAGCAGGGCGGCCTCCAGCACGAGGACGAGCTGCACCACTTTGCCCAATACCTCGGCGTGACCGGCTATTTCTGCGAGTTCAACACGCTGGGCGACCTGTGGACCTCGCGCGTGTCGTCGCACATTCCACTCAAGGATGCGGCGGCGATGCTCAGCAAAGAGCGCATCGTGGACGCCGCGCGGCTGATCTATCGGTCGCTGCAGGCCAGTGGCACGGCCGAACCCAGGGTGGCGGTTGCCGCCTTCAACCCGCACGGCGGCGATGGCGGCAGCTGCGGGCGCGAGGAAATCGACATCATCGAGCCGGCGGTGCGCGAACTGCGCGCCAGCGGCTTTCCGGTGGACGGCCCGTTTCCGGCCGACACCATCTTTTTGAAGGCGCGTGACGGCCAGTACCAAGCCATCGTCACCATGTACCACGACCAGGGCCAGATCGCCATCAAGCTGATGGGCTTCAGCAAGGGCGTGACCGTGCAGGGCGGCCTGCCGGTGCCCATCACCACGCCGGCGCATGGCACGGCGTATGACATCGCGGGCCAGGGCGTGGCCGATGTGAACGCCACGCTCAACGCCTTTCGCATCGCCTGCCGCATGGGTGCGGCACGGCTTCATTCCTAA
- a CDS encoding Bug family tripartite tricarboxylate transporter substrate binding protein, translating into MKLFPALLVATCTLTSQTQAFAQEWPTKPIKILVGSAPGGGTDAMARAVADRLGPLLKQPVVVENRPGASNTLAADATAKATDGHTMVMGVSTAHAIAPYLLKLPYDSNKDLVPVVFVGAVPNVLVVNNALPADSVQSLIKLAKAQPGQLNYATSGAGSTQHIAAELFKDQAGVFITHIPYRGSGPALIDLVGGSVQMSFDTLPSVIGQIKNGRIKALAVASSKRNPQLPNVPTMAEAGLKGVEMSAWYGIYMPSSTPKAVQERVHAEVTKALAMPETQTRLGAIGADLTPMTQAQFAAFHLAENKRYADLIAKKNIKQD; encoded by the coding sequence ATGAAACTCTTTCCCGCCCTGCTGGTGGCCACCTGCACTTTGACCAGCCAGACACAGGCTTTTGCACAGGAATGGCCGACCAAGCCCATCAAAATCCTGGTCGGCTCGGCCCCCGGCGGCGGCACCGACGCGATGGCGCGCGCCGTGGCCGACCGGCTGGGGCCGCTGCTCAAGCAGCCGGTGGTGGTCGAAAACCGCCCCGGCGCGTCGAACACGCTGGCCGCCGACGCCACCGCCAAGGCCACCGACGGCCACACGATGGTGATGGGCGTATCGACCGCGCATGCAATTGCGCCCTATCTGCTCAAGCTGCCCTACGACAGCAACAAGGACCTGGTTCCGGTGGTGTTCGTCGGCGCGGTGCCCAACGTGCTGGTGGTCAACAACGCGCTGCCGGCCGATTCGGTCCAGTCGCTGATCAAGCTGGCCAAGGCCCAGCCCGGCCAGCTCAACTACGCCACCAGCGGCGCTGGCAGCACGCAGCACATCGCGGCCGAGCTGTTCAAGGACCAGGCCGGCGTGTTCATCACGCACATTCCCTACCGGGGCAGCGGGCCGGCGCTGATCGACCTGGTCGGCGGGTCGGTGCAGATGAGTTTTGACACCCTGCCGTCGGTGATTGGCCAGATCAAGAACGGCCGCATCAAGGCCCTGGCGGTGGCCAGCAGCAAGCGCAACCCGCAATTGCCCAACGTGCCGACCATGGCGGAAGCCGGCCTCAAGGGCGTGGAAATGAGCGCCTGGTATGGCATCTATATGCCATCGTCCACGCCCAAGGCGGTGCAGGAGCGCGTCCATGCCGAAGTGACCAAGGCGCTGGCCATGCCCGAAACACAAACCCGGCTGGGCGCCATCGGCGCCGACCTCACGCCCATGACGCAGGCGCAGTTTGCTGCCTTTCACCTGGCTGAAAACAAGCGCTACGCCGACCTGATCGCCAAGAAAAACATCAAGCAGGACTGA
- a CDS encoding LysR family transcriptional regulator, giving the protein MPQTSLTPQLLNRLRMRQVALILAVGEHGTLRKASSELGMTQPAATKMIQELESALGQKLFERVGRGQKLTPAGNSVLRYFSGMRGSIEAMTRELAELQLGSSGRVSVGSIMAPSPTLLTQAIIALKKAYPLLSLDVTLDTSDRLFDLLREGVLDVAIGRIRGEHWADYVFTPLENEELAIVVGMQHPLGTQPSVAFASLLDYPWILQPTGSPMREVLEQEFRMQQAPMPRGLIETASILTTTNLIAETDMIGVVPQSIADTYARHGLLRVLPCHIQHKMESFGSITRKDRPLSEATRFFLSALHQRELPDGS; this is encoded by the coding sequence ATGCCCCAAACCTCCCTGACGCCCCAGCTCCTCAACCGCCTGCGCATGCGCCAGGTCGCCCTGATCCTGGCGGTGGGCGAACACGGCACGCTGCGCAAGGCTTCCAGCGAGCTGGGCATGACGCAGCCCGCCGCCACCAAGATGATCCAGGAACTGGAATCGGCGCTGGGGCAAAAACTGTTCGAGCGGGTCGGGCGCGGCCAGAAGCTGACGCCTGCCGGCAACAGCGTGCTGCGCTATTTCAGCGGCATGCGCGGCTCGATTGAGGCCATGACGCGCGAACTGGCCGAACTGCAGCTGGGCAGTTCCGGGCGGGTGTCGGTGGGCAGCATCATGGCGCCGTCGCCGACCTTGCTGACGCAGGCCATCATCGCGCTGAAAAAAGCCTATCCGCTGCTGTCGCTCGATGTCACGCTGGACACCAGCGACCGCCTGTTTGACCTGCTGCGCGAAGGCGTGCTGGATGTGGCGATTGGGCGCATCCGGGGCGAGCACTGGGCCGACTACGTGTTCACGCCGCTGGAAAACGAAGAACTCGCCATCGTCGTGGGCATGCAGCATCCGCTGGGGACTCAGCCATCCGTCGCGTTTGCCAGCCTGCTCGACTACCCGTGGATACTGCAGCCCACCGGCAGCCCGATGCGCGAGGTGCTGGAGCAGGAGTTCCGGATGCAGCAGGCGCCGATGCCCAGGGGCCTGATTGAAACCGCGTCGATTTTGACGACCACCAATTTGATTGCCGAAACCGACATGATCGGCGTCGTGCCGCAGTCGATTGCCGACACCTATGCCCGGCACGGCCTGCTCAGGGTGCTGCCGTGCCACATCCAGCACAAGATGGAGTCGTTTGGCTCGATCACCCGCAAGGACAGGCCGCTGAGCGAGGCCACGCGGTTTTTTCTGTCGGCGCTTCATCAGCGCGAACTGCCTGACGGCAGTTAA
- a CDS encoding ROK family transcriptional regulator gives MTNDQAPPLLRPRGSNHVGMRQFNERVVLQAIRQNGSLPKADLARLTGLTAQTIGLITTRLDEDGLLIRHDRVRGRIGQPSVPLALNPDGAFSIGIKIGRRNTDWLLVDFTGRVRQRKSLAYAFPDARVLLPALGENLNALRDGLGDLGSRLVGVGIAAPFQLGGWHRMLGLSDAQADTWNQIDLRAEVQAMTDLPVNFAKDTSAACVAELVAGRGRDLKSFLYLFVDTFVGGGLVINSHLHAGLHGNAGAVASVPLNVARPGEARPEQLVHQASLWELEQRLEARGLDATAAYDERAMQAPFEEETTAWITPAANALAHCIVSGTAFLDLDAIVLDGSFCRPLLQRLMEHTRLALAGYNWEGLWPPTLLEGSIGPDARALGGALLPLHGNFAPDRDLFLKASP, from the coding sequence ATGACCAATGACCAGGCTCCCCCGCTTCTGCGCCCGCGCGGCTCCAACCATGTGGGCATGCGCCAGTTCAACGAACGGGTGGTGCTGCAGGCCATTCGCCAGAACGGCAGCCTGCCCAAAGCCGACCTGGCCCGCCTGACCGGACTGACGGCGCAGACCATCGGACTGATCACCACCCGGCTGGATGAGGACGGGCTCTTGATCCGGCATGACCGGGTGCGCGGCCGCATCGGCCAGCCGTCGGTCCCGCTGGCGCTGAATCCGGACGGCGCATTTTCCATCGGCATCAAGATCGGGCGCCGCAACACCGACTGGCTGCTGGTGGACTTCACCGGCCGGGTGCGCCAGCGCAAGTCACTGGCCTATGCTTTTCCCGATGCCAGGGTGCTGCTGCCCGCGCTGGGCGAAAACCTGAATGCCTTGCGCGATGGGCTTGGCGACCTGGGCTCCCGGCTGGTCGGCGTGGGCATTGCCGCACCCTTTCAGCTCGGCGGCTGGCACCGGATGCTGGGCCTGTCCGATGCGCAGGCCGACACCTGGAACCAGATCGACCTGAGAGCCGAAGTGCAAGCCATGACCGACCTGCCGGTGAACTTTGCCAAGGACACTTCGGCGGCCTGCGTGGCCGAACTGGTGGCCGGACGGGGCCGCGACCTGAAGAGTTTTCTTTATTTGTTCGTGGACACTTTCGTCGGCGGCGGGCTGGTGATCAATTCGCACCTGCATGCCGGCCTGCATGGCAATGCGGGGGCCGTCGCGTCGGTACCGCTGAATGTGGCCCGGCCCGGCGAGGCCAGGCCGGAGCAACTGGTTCACCAGGCTTCGCTCTGGGAGCTGGAGCAGCGGCTTGAAGCCCGTGGGCTGGACGCCACCGCCGCTTACGACGAGCGGGCCATGCAGGCGCCGTTCGAGGAAGAAACGACCGCCTGGATCACGCCGGCTGCCAATGCCCTGGCGCACTGCATCGTCAGCGGCACGGCGTTCCTGGACCTTGACGCCATCGTCCTGGACGGCTCGTTTTGCAGGCCGCTGCTGCAGCGGCTCATGGAGCACACCCGCCTGGCCCTGGCTGGCTACAACTGGGAAGGCCTGTGGCCGCCAACCCTGCTCGAAGGCAGCATCGGCCCGGATGCGCGGGCGCTGGGCGGCGCCTTGCTGCCGCTGCACGGCAACTTTGCGCCCGACCGGGACCTGTTCCTCAAGGCGAGCCCCTAG
- a CDS encoding RbsD/FucU family protein — translation MLKGIDPLITPELLKLLMEMGHDEAVLLADANFTALSLGAGKPVLRLPGAGMAQVVKAINALLPLAADVAHPVAFMQVSNTEPPYLSALQREVLDLLKDSLLPHQQAEPVERYAFYERVQKACAIVVTGELQPFGNFILHKGVIGETLRP, via the coding sequence ATGCTTAAAGGCATCGATCCCCTGATCACGCCCGAGCTGCTCAAGCTGCTGATGGAAATGGGCCATGACGAGGCCGTGCTGCTGGCCGATGCCAACTTCACGGCCCTGAGCCTGGGCGCGGGCAAGCCGGTGCTCAGGCTGCCCGGCGCCGGCATGGCGCAGGTGGTCAAGGCCATCAATGCGCTGCTGCCGCTGGCCGCCGATGTGGCGCATCCAGTGGCTTTCATGCAGGTATCAAACACAGAGCCGCCCTACCTGTCGGCCTTGCAGCGCGAGGTGCTGGACTTGCTCAAGGACAGCCTGCTGCCCCACCAGCAAGCCGAGCCGGTCGAGCGCTATGCGTTCTACGAGCGCGTGCAAAAGGCCTGCGCGATTGTGGTGACCGGCGAATTGCAGCCTTTTGGCAACTTCATCTTGCACAAAGGCGTTATCGGCGAAACTCTACGCCCATGA